The Opitutaceae bacterium genome window below encodes:
- a CDS encoding sugar phosphate isomerase/epimerase, whose amino-acid sequence MLLRILTSTLVSSVILTSAAFSANTAKVVRDNVGIQLYSLRAMTAKEGAIPPLDLVKSWGLKEVELAGTVGLSAADYKKLLDERGLKPVAAHVGMPLLEKDLDGTIRDLKELGVTYGIVPSIPHKDDFDDAAARLAAEKFNAWGAAFKKAGLKFGYHPHGFEFRKSETPGADWVFDVLINATDPKLVFFEMDVFWVYHSGVDPVSLLKKYPTRWVALHVKDMRRGAQRGKILGKAPPTDNVAVGQGEIDWPKLLGVAVNLGIKHFFIEDETLAPLSNVPKSIEYLRNLPLK is encoded by the coding sequence ATGTTACTCCGAATCCTGACCTCCACTCTTGTGTCCTCTGTCATTTTAACATCGGCCGCCTTTTCCGCCAACACGGCGAAGGTGGTCAGGGACAATGTCGGAATTCAGCTCTACAGCCTGCGTGCCATGACAGCAAAGGAGGGCGCGATACCGCCGCTCGATCTGGTGAAGTCGTGGGGACTGAAGGAGGTGGAACTGGCGGGTACAGTCGGCCTTTCCGCCGCGGATTACAAGAAACTGCTCGATGAACGCGGACTCAAGCCCGTGGCTGCTCATGTGGGTATGCCGCTGCTTGAGAAGGACCTCGATGGCACGATTCGCGATCTGAAAGAGCTGGGCGTGACCTACGGGATTGTGCCGTCGATTCCGCATAAGGACGATTTTGATGATGCGGCTGCCCGCCTAGCCGCGGAGAAGTTCAATGCCTGGGGCGCGGCGTTCAAGAAAGCGGGGCTCAAGTTCGGCTATCATCCGCATGGGTTTGAGTTCCGCAAATCAGAGACGCCGGGGGCTGACTGGGTGTTTGACGTGCTCATCAACGCGACTGATCCGAAGCTCGTGTTTTTCGAGATGGATGTCTTCTGGGTCTATCATTCCGGTGTGGATCCCGTCAGCCTGCTGAAGAAATATCCGACCCGCTGGGTGGCGCTGCACGTCAAGGACATGCGCAGGGGAGCGCAGCGCGGCAAGATACTCGGCAAGGCGCCGCCGACCGACAATGTGGCGGTGGGCCAGGGGGAAATTGACTGGCCAAAGCTTCTTGGTGTGGCGGTCAATCTCGGCATCAAGCATTTCTTCATTGAGGACGAGACGCTGGCGCCGCTCAGCAATGTGCCGAAGAGCATCGAATACCTGAGGAATCTGCCTCTGAAATAG
- a CDS encoding pyrimidine/purine nucleoside phosphorylase gives MASSLPTQLANVTAHTKANIYFDGRVVSHTLILADGAKKTLGLIYPGSYHFGTGAPERMEIVAGKCRVTLDGQKAETEHAAGATFLVPGKSGFAISVDSGICEYICSFL, from the coding sequence ATGGCAAGTTCCCTTCCCACACAGCTCGCAAACGTCACCGCCCACACCAAGGCCAACATCTATTTCGACGGCAGGGTCGTCAGCCACACCCTCATCCTTGCCGACGGAGCAAAGAAGACGTTGGGGCTCATTTATCCCGGTTCCTATCACTTCGGAACCGGCGCTCCGGAGCGCATGGAGATTGTCGCCGGCAAATGCCGCGTGACCCTCGATGGACAGAAGGCCGAAACAGAGCATGCCGCGGGTGCCACCTTCCTGGTTCCTGGAAAGAGCGGATTCGCCATAAGCGTGGACAGCGGCATCTGCGAATACATCTGCTCGTTCCTCTGA
- a CDS encoding DUF2726 domain-containing protein encodes MKVLILIIVAVGAATFFLALMKVRSTPDSGEKGSSADCELFGSVLSPAERHFLGILAAQLPAGVGVLVKVRLADIFAPRRGLDATRRRESADRLRAQSVDFLLVRAENFSPLAGIAFREDSRRGEGPAKQGYFVENAFARNGLAFLTVTAQPDYDAAELRRRLAALLSKYAAHS; translated from the coding sequence ATGAAGGTTCTCATTCTCATCATTGTCGCAGTGGGTGCCGCCACTTTTTTTCTCGCACTGATGAAGGTGCGTTCGACCCCGGATTCGGGAGAGAAGGGATCCTCGGCCGACTGCGAACTGTTTGGTTCGGTGCTGTCGCCCGCGGAGCGGCATTTCCTTGGAATCCTTGCAGCGCAGCTTCCTGCAGGTGTGGGTGTGCTGGTGAAGGTCAGGCTTGCGGACATCTTCGCTCCTCGGCGGGGGCTGGATGCCACGCGACGGCGGGAATCGGCGGATCGACTGCGCGCTCAGAGTGTGGATTTCCTCCTTGTGCGGGCGGAGAACTTCTCCCCACTGGCCGGAATCGCGTTTCGGGAGGATTCCCGACGCGGGGAGGGACCGGCAAAGCAGGGCTACTTTGTCGAGAACGCCTTTGCCAGAAATGGACTGGCGTTCCTCACGGTGACAGCCCAGCCGGACTATGATGCTGCGGAACTGCGGCGCAGGCTGGCTGCGCTTCTCTCGAAATACGCTGCCCACTCATGA
- a CDS encoding response regulator transcription factor: MERVLIIKWDCLYARFLADAVLEFYPGARTETVFSSGAARDCLTRHAYDLVIAGLSFDDGDGLPLIYTMAQSSAVRGLLLVTLRKDAQMLALLREFRRISVFDTVHDAPERFALAIAHMAQGRRYLSPTFHELLLSSDGALHLLYSQMTDTERMVLSVIGDGCDDKIASERLGIEPSSVHSHRKRLMRKLGVQTRDMLFRRALELGVVRILPDGRTARPSFDVLKAQIESRKRQLATRRSMVGEMSKDATLLVSEAGS; the protein is encoded by the coding sequence ATGGAACGCGTATTGATCATCAAGTGGGATTGCCTCTACGCGCGGTTTCTTGCGGATGCGGTGCTCGAGTTCTATCCGGGTGCGCGGACGGAGACGGTTTTTTCCTCAGGGGCGGCGCGCGATTGCCTGACGCGACATGCCTATGATCTTGTGATTGCCGGGCTCAGTTTCGATGACGGTGATGGTTTGCCGTTGATCTACACGATGGCCCAGTCGTCGGCGGTGCGTGGGTTGTTGCTGGTCACATTGCGAAAGGACGCGCAGATGCTCGCGCTCCTCCGTGAATTCCGAAGAATCTCGGTTTTCGACACGGTTCATGATGCACCTGAACGGTTTGCCCTGGCGATCGCCCACATGGCGCAGGGTCGCCGCTACCTGAGTCCGACGTTTCACGAACTGCTCCTGAGCAGCGATGGAGCGCTCCACCTCCTTTACTCGCAGATGACCGATACGGAGCGCATGGTCCTGTCGGTTATTGGAGATGGGTGTGACGACAAGATCGCGAGCGAGCGGCTGGGCATCGAACCTTCGAGTGTGCACTCGCACCGCAAGCGCTTGATGCGAAAACTGGGAGTGCAGACGAGGGACATGCTCTTTCGTCGCGCGCTGGAACTGGGTGTTGTTCGAATCCTTCCCGATGGACGCACCGCGCGACCCAGTTTCGATGTGCTGAAGGCGCAAATTGAATCGCGCAAGCGCCAGTTGGCTACACGACGGTCGATGGTTGGCGAAATGAGCAAGGATGCGACCCTGCTGGTGAGCGAGGCAGGCTCCTGA